The following DNA comes from Halorhabdus tiamatea SARL4B.
TCATCGCGGCCGGCGAGCACACCCTCTCGACGAACGTCGGGACGCTCGCCATCGAGATCGAACCCGACGGCACGGTCTGGATGGAAGGCGACGAGCCCGCAGTGGCGGTGGCCGACGTCGGCTACGACCGACTCGCAGAGGTCCTCGGACTGACCGAAACGGCATTCGCAGGTGTGGGCGTGGATCTCCCGGTCGCGCGGGCCTCCACGGGCATGCCGTTCCTGATTGTCCCCGTCAACTACTTCGAGCAACTGGGCGACGTGAGGCCCGACCTGGGCGCGATCGAGCGGCTCTGTGACGACCACGACGCCGCCGGCCTGTACGCGTTTACCTTCGACACCCTCGACCGGGAGTCGACGGTTCACGGTCGCCTGTTCGCGCCGGGCGTCGGTGTCGACGAGGATCCGGTGACGGGGACCGCAAGCGGCGCGGTCGGCGCGTATCTCGATCGGTTCGGCGAGATCGACACCAGTACACTCCGGTGTGAACAGGGTGACTTCCTCGACCGACCCGGTCGTGTTCAGGTTCGCGTCGAAGACGGCGTCTTCGTCGGTGGAGAAGCCGTGACGACCGTGACTGGCGATATTGCCGTGCCGGACGTCGAGAGCGGAGACATCATCGAGGTTTGAGACGACCGTCGCGATCGACGGTTCGCTGGCAGAACTGTCGCGAGCGGAACGGATAAACCGATCCAGTCCTTCCTTTCACCCATGCAGCGAGCCGAGCCGCAGGACTTCGGACGCGTTCTCTCCTCGATGTGCACCGAACCACATCCAGCGGCTCGCGAGGCGGCAGAGCGGTTCCTCGCGACGAACCCGGGCGATCCCGGGACCTACCAGACGGTCAGCAATCTCGAACGCCAGGCCGTCGAGCTCCTCGGGGAGATGACTGGACTGGGCGACCCCGCTGGCTACGTCACCAGCGGCGGGACCGAGGCCAACATCCAGGCGGTCCGGATCGCACGAAACCGTGCCGAGACCGCGGATCCAAACGTCGTCGTGCCCGACAGCGCCCACTTCAGCTTCAGCAAGGCCGCCGAGATGCTCGACGTCGAGTTACGTCGCGTCCCGACGGTCGACTACCGGGCGGACGTCGAGGCGATGGCCGACGCGATCGACGACGACACCGTCGCGGTCGTCGGCGTCGCCGGCACGACCGAGTACGGCCACGTCGATCCGATTCCGGCACTGGCTGACCTGGCGCAGTCTGCCGACGCGCTGATGCACGTCGACGCCGCCTTCGGCGGATTTTACCTCCCGTTTACCGACTTCGCGTGGCACTTCGGTCACGCCGAGATCGACACCATGACGATCGACCCGCACAAGGTCGGTCAGGCAGCGGTCCCCGCCGGCGGCTTTCTCGCGCGTTCGAGCGACCTGCTGGACGAACTCGCGATCGACACGCCGTACCTGGAATCGCGCTCACAGGTGACGCTGACCGGTACCCGTAGCGGCGCGGGCGTCGCCAGTGCCGTCGCCGCGATGGAAGCGCTGTGGCCCGATGGCTACCGACAGCAGTATCACACCTCGATGGACAACGCCGAGTGGCTCGCCGACGCGCTCGAGGATCGGGGCTATACGGTCGTCGGTCCCGAACTCCCGCTTTTGGCGGCCGATGTCTCGCTATCGTTGATCGAGCAGTTACGCGAGCGTGGCTGGCGGGTCACCAAGACCGGGGCCGGCGAGATGCGAGTCGTGTGTATGCCCCACGTCACGCGGTCGATGCTCCGGTCGTTCGTCGCCGATCTCGACTGGTATTGACGCGGGGAGTGCCTGACCGGAATATGAAGGTTTACGACACCCGGGCGGTAACGACACCGCGTGATTGCTGCCCTCCCGCTCGTGATCGTCGGTGATCTCCTCCTCGTTGTCTTCGGTTGGCTCCCGGACGCCTTCGCGGCCAGTAGTGGTCTTTTCGCCGGATTTTACACAGTCCTCGAGGACATGGTGCGGTCAGCGACTGGTCCGCTCGGACTGGCCGTGATTGCCGTCTATTCGTTTCTGATCGCGTTCGTGTTACCGCTCCCGAGTGAGGTCGTCTTGGCTCCAGCCGGCCACATGCGACTGGGCGTGCCCGACGACGTGACGCTCGCGCTCATCATCCTCGTCAGCGGGCTCGGGAAGGCCGCCGGGAGCGTCTTCGCCTTCCACATCGGCCAGGAGGCTAAAGAGTACGGTCCGCTGGTCAGACGGATCAAGGAGTCCCGGTTCGACGTCATCGAGTGGTCCGAGCGCAAGACCGTTCAGCTCGCCAGGGAGTTCGGGTACGTCGGGCTGGCGCTTGCGCTGTCGGTCCCGTTCTTCCCCGATACGATCTCCATCTACGCGTTTACGATCCTCGAACGGGACTACGGCAAGTTCGCGCTGGCGACCTTCGTCGGCAGCGTCGGCCGACTGCTGGTGACGATCGGGCTCGTCGGCGGCGGTGCTGTCGTCTTCTTGTGAATCGTCGCCACTGGTGCCGAAAAATATCGGGCATCTTCAGCACTGGCCCATCGACACAACGCTTCGATGATATCGACCGCCATCAAGTCCTTCAGCGGCTGGGTGTCGACGTCAGTATCCCGGGCGACGAACGTTGCGCCGGCTTCACGGACAGTTGCAGCATGCAGGAGGTCCCCGAACGGGTGTGAAACGCTCTGCTCGCGAATTTGCTCGCCGTGAAATGCTCGGTCAGGGATTTGAACCCGATGCCAGACCTCGCTTCGCTCGGTCTGCCGTGATTCAAATCCTTCGTGTGCACAGCAGTCGCTCGCGAAGTTGCTCGCGATAGAACAGTGCTCGGTCAGGGATTTGAACCCTGGTCCTCGGCTCGAAAGGCCAAGATGATTGGCCGGACTACACCAACCGAGCGTGTCCGAACTACAACCGGATCGACGGACTGCACCCTAATAAATGCCGTCAATTCGTCCCGGCGTGGGAGACAGACTCAGGAACGCACAGAGTCACAACCCCCAAGTCGCCGCCTGCCGTCGATGGTGATATGAGCTTGCTGGGCCGTCTCCGGGGCGATGGGAACGGGGGCGTCGGACTCTACGTCGACGGACCGAACGTCTTCCGGGAGGAATTCGACGTCGACCTCGACGACCTGCGCGCGATCGCCGACGAGTACGGCCGAATCGCGGCGGCACGACTCTACCTCGACGAGCACGCGACGCCAGGGCTGATTCAGGCCAGCGAAGCCCACGGCTTCGAGGTGATCACTACCAGCGGCGACGTCGACGTCAAACTCGCCGTCGACGCGACGCGGGCCGCAAGCGAGGGCCGCATCGACACACTGGTGATCGCCTCCCGCGATACTGACTTCAAACCCGCGCTAGAAGTTGCCGCCGACCGGGGCTGTCGAACGGTCGCGATCGCGCCGGGTGAATACGGCCGCTCGGACGCACTCTCGAATACAGCCCACGAGAGTCACTCGCTCGAAGACTGACGCGATCTCAGGCTGCGGAGACGAACCCCTTTTGGCTCGAACGCCACTACCTGTAGCCATGACTGCCGAACTCGACACGCCGATCCTGGATAATCACCTCCATCTCGATCCCGACCACGGCCGTGGAATCGACGCCGTCGAGGACTTCGCCCGTGCCGGCGGGACGCACCTGCTGGTCGTCAACAAACCGTCCTGGATGCTCGAGGATGTCGGCGACGACGAGGCGGTCTTTCGGGCGGTCTTCGAGACGACCATCGACGCCGTCGAGCGGGCCTCCGAGGTACTCCCCGGTCGCGCCTGGCCGGTGCTGGGCGTCCATCCCGCACTGATCTCGAAGCTGACGGGCCGCGGCTATACGCCGCCAGAGGCGCGCGATATCATGCAAGCCGGCCTCGACGTCGCGGCGGAGTACGTCGCCGACGGCCCGGCGCTCGCGCTCAAATCCGGTCGGCCCCACTACGACGTCGGCGACCCGATCTGGGAGGCATCCAACGACGTGATGAAACACGCCTTCGAGCTGGGTGCCGAGACTGGCTCGGCCGTCCAACTCCACACCGAGAGCGGCCAAGACTTCACCGAAGTTGCCGAGTGGGCCGAAGAACGTGGCCTGCCGGCTAAACGCGTCGTCAAGCACTACTCGGAGGGGCGTCTCGACGGCCCGACGGCGAGCGTCCTCGCCGACAGGGACGAACTGGAAATAGCGGCCGAGGAAGCTGAACCGTTCCTGATGGAGACTGATTTCATCGACGACCCCGACCGTCCGGGGGCGGTGCTCGGCCCGAAGACCGTCCCCCGACGTGTCGAGTGGATGCGCGAGGAAGGATACGACGACGCGATCCGGACGGCCCACGTCGAAACGCCCGCCGCAGTCTACGGAATCGACCTCGAAGCCACGCTGTGAGGTCGCGATGCCAGGGTTCGCTCAGAGTTCGAACGTCTCGTCGCCGCCGAGAGCGTGTACCTCGGCGTTACTGCCGACGGCTTTCACTTCGCGAGCGAACGCGTCGGCGTTCTGTTCGATCGGCGGGAACGTGTCGTAATGCATCGGGAACGCGTGATCGACGTCGAGCCAGTCGACGGCGACGGCGGCCTGCTCGGGTCCCATCGTGAAGTGATCGCCGATCGGGATGGCCGCGGCGTCCGGCTCCAGGAACGGCGCGATCACGTCGCGCATCTCCGTCATCAGCCCGGTATCGCCGGCGTGGTAGAACGCCGTCGTCTCGACGTCGCTCTTCCGGGTCGGCTCGGCGTCTGAGATCACGAACCCGGCGGGCATTCCTGCCGACCCGATCTCGTAGCCCGTGTTGATGCCGTTGGTGTGATCGGCCCGGTGCATCGTCACGAAGGCGTCGCCGACCTCGACGGTGCCGCCGAGGTTCATCCCGATCGTCTCGTTGCCGTGCTCGCTCTCGATATAGCCGGCGAGTTCCGGCGTCGCGACGACGGTCGCGTCCGGGAACGCACCGACGTCGGCGATGTGGTCGCCGTGGCCGTGAGTGAGGAGCACGAAGTCGGGACTCTCGACGTCTTCGGCCGACAGCGACGTCTTCGGGTTGTCGAAGAACGGGTCGATCAGCAATCGGGTGTCTCCACGTTCGACGCTCCAGGTCGAGTGACCGTGCCAGGTGAGTTGCATGCGTCCGTCCTACGTTCGAGAGACACTTAATGCTCCGTGGCTCCGGCAGACTCTCCGTCCAGTCGTTGCCGTCCAGAGACGGACCGTCAGCCAAGCGTTTATCCACGCTAGCGACTAGATCTTCCCATGCCACCGGAAGAACTGTCCCGCCGACGGTTTCTCGGCCTGCTGGGTGCCTCGACAGCACTCGGCGCGGCCGGGTGTGCGGACTCGCCGTCGGCCGAGACGGTCGATCCAGTGCCGTCTGACACCGGGACTGACGACAGTCCGGAACTGACGACAGACACCCCCGATGTGGACGCCCAGTCACGATACACGGACGTCTACCGGTCGGTCAGCGATTCGGTCGTCCAGATCAGGGTCATTACGACCCTCGGCTCCGCCGGGACCGGGAGCGGGTTCGTCTACGACGACACCCATCTGGTGACGAACGAACACGTCGTCGCGGACGCCCAGGAGCTGTACGTTCGCTACCCCTCGACCGGCTGGCGGCAGGCATCCGTCGTCGGAACCGACCTCCACAGTGACCTCGCGGTCCTGTCCGTCGACGCCCATCCGTCGGCCGCCGATCCGCTGTCCTTCGTCGACCGTGAGCCCGCGATTGGCACCGAAGTAGTTGCCATCGGGAATCCATACGGGCTCTCGGGTTCCGTCTCGGCGGGCATCGTCAGCGGCGTCGACCGGACGCTGGCGGGGCCCAACAACTTCTCGATCCCCGACACGATCCAGACGGACGCGGCGGTGAATCCGGGCAATAGCGGCGGCCCCCTGGTCAATCTGGGCGGCGAGGTCGTCGGCCTCATCAGCGCCGGTCGTGGCGACAACATCGGGTTGGCGATCTCCAGCGCGTTGACTCGCAGAGTCGTCCCGAGTCTGATCGAGACCGGTTCCTACGAGCATCCGTATCTCGGGATCGGACTCCGGGACGTCACGCCCGCCGTGGCCAGAGCCAACGACCTCCCGGAGATCTCCGGCGTCTACGTCACGCAGGTCCTCGAGGGCAGCCCGTCGGACGGGGTTCTCCAGGGGGCGACCGGCGAGACGACCGTCGATGGCCGCCCGGTCCCGGTCGGCGGTGACGTGATCACTCACATCGAAGGTGAGCCGACGCCGATCAGCCAGCAGCTGGCGAGCGTCCTCGCCCTCCAGACCGAGGTCGGCCAACCGGCCACGATCCGTGTCTGGCGCGACGGGACCGCCGAAGACCTGCAAGTCACGATCGGGTCCAGAGACGACGCGAACTGAGACGGCAGGCGACCTCCGGTGGTTCGGTGTCTCTTGAAAATTGCTGCATGGACAGCCACAGCGACCTACTGCAGCGACTCCGCAACGCCGCGCTCGAGAAGCGGTTCGGCGTTGGTCGCCGGCAGGGTTACGACGTCTTCGGCCACGAGATCGTACGTCCGGTCGTCGACGCCGAGGATCTCCCCGACGTCGCTGGTGATTCGAACGGTCGTCCGTTCGACGTCGTCGCCTCCTGACGAGACCGTGTCTGCTTCGACCACTGCCGAGCCGGGTGGCCCGCCGTCACGCCGCGTCGCCGGCTCGGATCCGTCGTCGGTCGCCCCGGCTGCTGGCGCTTTCCCGTTTTCAGTCGCCGCCGACGGGCCCCCTCGGTCCGGGCCCGTTGGACGCTCCTCGGCCGCTGAGTCACTGCCCATGAGATCCGCCGCGGGCACCTCCTCAGCGTCGGGCGAGACGGCGTCTGCGTCGGGTTCGGCGGGTGGCACGGGCGGCTCCGAGTCGGCCCCGGCTGTCTCGGGTTCGGCGGCGTGGTCGGTGTCTCTCCTGTCAGTCGCATCCGTCGGGACGCCCTCGCCCGAGGAGGCGGCTTCGGTAGTGCCGGCGACGGCCATGGACTCGCCGTCGAGGACGTCGAAGACGCGCTGGCGATTCGATTCGATCGAACTCACGAGGTCGTCGAAGAGGTCCCGTTCCTCGGTCGTCAGCCCCTCCTCTTCGGTCGGCATGTCCGCCGCCGCGAGTGACGCCATCTTGACGACCTTGCCGACGCGGCGCTCGTAGATCGCCTCCAGGGTCTGCTCGGCGGTGTCGATGTCGTCGCTGAGCCGGGTGACCTTCGGCGAGTCGAACGGGTCCTCGGCGGCCTCGGCCGCGCGCTCGCGCTCGGCCCGCAGCGAGCGGACGAACTGGCCGGCCTCCTCGTAGAACGAGTCGCGAAGCTGCTGGAGGCTGTCGGTCTGGCGCTCGCGACTCTGTACCGATTGGATCTCGTCTAGGTCCATGGTTGTCGGCCTTTCCGGCTCACTCCTGGCCCTTCTCGGCGCGCCCGCGACTCATGAGGAACACGCCGAGGTACTCCGGAACGGAAGTAACTCCCTCCGGGAGTGTAAAGCTATCGCCACCGAGGGAAACCTCACCGGGATCTGTCACTTCGACGGTGATGTCGTGACCGACAAACGTCTCCGGGACGGCGTCGACCAGTGGGTCGAAGTCAGCGAGTTCCTCGCGTGTGAGTTTCCTGACAGCGAGCCCGCTCCCGCCGTGGAGGCTGCCCGGAAGTCGGATGAGTCGGTTCGTATCGGTCGTGACCGGTTCGTCGATTGGGGCGTTCTGCTCGTCGACGACGTCGCCCGTGATCGCCTCGACGAGTTTGCGAATCCCTGGCCCACCCGCCTCCATGTTTCCGTCTTCGATCGCCGCGCGATTGGCCTCGATCGCGCCGTAGATCGTCTTCGCCCGCCCCTCGCCGATCCCCTCGAGTTCCTGTAGTCGCGCCATCGCCTGGTCTTCGGGTAGCGACTCGACGTCGTCGACGAACGCGAGCAGTTCGTCGTGGACGCGCTTGCCCCAGCCCCCCTCTGTCCGGAGCGTTCGAGCCGTCACGTTCCCGCGCATCTCGGTGGTGACGAGGCCGTCCAGGTCGAGGCCGATCCCGCGGACGTAATCGACGATTTCCCGTCTGGCCTCGCGCTCTAGGTGTTGAATCCCGTCGTCGCGAACGTGGACGTGATAGCCACGACCGCCCGAGAACACGATCGTCAGGTCATCGAATCCGAAGTCGTCCTCGAGGAAGTCAAGCAGCCGAACGAGTGCGTCCTTGCAGGCGGCGAGCATCTCGGCGTAGGTGGCTGCGGTGGGATCGACCGACGGCAAGTGATCGGCGTCGAGATCGAAGACGACGTCAGAGCCCCGCCAGTCCTTTGCGCCCATCGACCCGGCTCCCGGGTCGGTGTATCGGCCAGCCGAGAAGTAGACGTGGCGGGGTCGCTCCCTGGCGAGGAACGATTCGAGGTCGCCCAGATCCAGCAGCGACTGGTGGCGAACCATCGTCTCGCCGGGGCTGTCCGTCCACGGGATGTACCCCCACTCGCGTTCGTGGGCGTCCGGCGGCGGCAGTGGATCGGTCCGTCGATAGTGGTCACCGAACCGGCCGCGGAGATACGCGCGGGTTCGCTCCTCCATCGCTCCCGGATTCGCGGAGCGAAGGAAAAGGATTGTCGGTCGGGAGCCTGGGAGTCGAGTGCCAGGAGCTATCGCGAGAGCAGCCCCTGCAGCCGGTCGATGATGCCGTCGTCGTCACCGAGCGAGAGGTAGTAGGCGTCGCCGCCGTCCTCGTAATAGTTGTCGATGCGCCGCTGGACCTCGAAGCCGATGTGGCGATAGAACTGCATGGCGGACTGGTTGGTCGTCCGCGCGTGACAGGAGACGGACTCGTAGTTCTCGACGGCTCTGGCGATGAGACGCTTGCCGAATCCCTTGTTTCGATAGGCCGAATCGACCGCGAGAAAGAGCATGTACCCGTCACGTCGAACTGCCGCGAACCCGATGAGGTTCGGGTCGTGTCCTCGGTTGTAATAGACGTAGACCGTCGAGCGACGATAGGCGTCTTCGAAGAAGCGTCGTCGCTGGCGCAAAATCCCTTCCTCTGCTCTGATGTCTTCTTTGAGCTTCCAGGCGGCGTCGACGAACTCGTCGTCGCCGCGTTCGACCCGTGTCGCTTCGACGGTGACGCTCACTGCATCGACGTATGCCCTTGACCCATTTAACTTTTAAGGCGCTTCACGAATCGGTCCGGACCGCGCCGCCGGCGAACAATCGCCGGTGTCGAGACCAGGATGCACGCTTCGAGGCGGCCCATCGACGTCTTTTCCAGGCAGGGATACTCGATCGGATCGAGGCCACAACGCTTTCAGTCAGTGCAGTTGATTTGTCCTGTATGCCTGGACGAATACAGCCGCCTCATCGGGGGGACATCCACGACCGGTTGAAACAGGCACTGGTCACCGGACTGACGCTGACTGTTCCGCTTTTGATCACCGTCGTCGTGGTGAGTTTCATCTGGGGGTTCATTTTCGGGACGCTCCAGCCATTGACCGGGACACTCCAGCGCGTCCTCGGTATCAGTGGCGATACCCCGGAGATCCTGCTCCAGATCGTCTCTTTGCTCGTCGTGGTTGTACTCGTCGTAATCATCGGCTTCCTCGCGGACTCGTACTCCGGCGCGAAAGCCGCCGAACAACGCTTCGACCGGGCGATGGGGGCCATCCCGGGTATCGGCAGCGTCTATCAGACGTTCAACGAGATGAGCGAATTAGTGTTCGACGCCGACACCGAGAGCTTTCAGGAGATCAAACTCGTCGAGTTCCCCACTGAAGGATCGTACGCGACCGGGTTCGTGACGGCCGAAACTCCCGAAGACATCCAACGCCAGACCGGCCACGAGGACATGTTGACGATCTACGTTCCGCTGGCTCCGAATCCACTCATGGGTGGCTACGTGCTTCACGTTTCTCCAGACCGGTGTATCGACGTGGACATGAGCGTCGAAGAAGGGCTCAAGACGATCATGACCAGCGGCGTCGCCATCGGCGATACGGACACGGTCGAGGCGGCCCCGCTGGAGTATTCCGATAGCCTGCCCGACGGGATCGTCCAAGCCGGGTGGTTCTCCAGTGGTGACAGGGATGACGAAGAACCGTCTGGAGATGCTACGTCATCGGCCGAGGACAGACAGGGTGAGGGGTCGTGAGCTTCACACTCCGGGAACATACGGCTGACGTCGCCGTCGAGGCGACCGGCGAGACGCTCGGTGACGTCTTCGGCGCGACGGCTGACGGCATGGCGGCGGCGATGTACGAGGGGGACGCCCCCGAGGGCGACCGCTTCGATCTCACGGTCACGGCCGAGAGTCGGGAGCCTCTCCTGTTCGATTACCTCGACGAACTCATCTATCAGCGTGACGTCCGCGGCGTTCTCCCCGTCGACAATCGGGCAGCGGTCTCTTCGTCGGGCGACGTCTGGACCGTCGAGGCCACCGCTCAGGGCGTGCCCCTACAAACGATCACTGCCCGGGAGGTAAAGGCCGTCACCTACTCCGAGATGGTCCTCGAGCCGACTGAGGAAGGGTGGCACGCTTACGTCGTCCTCGACGTCTGAGATTTTCCCGGTCGTCTCCCCACACTGGAACGCTGCGGTCAGCACGGTTCGATCGGGCGAAGTCACGATCAGTCCGGTTTCACTGCCGAGATGGGTTATTCGATCGAGATTTAATTTTTGCCTTGCGGCGAAGACAATTTCCCCCAAGCCAAAATTGATGTGTGGAAGGCCCCTCTCGGTGACCATGCGAGAGCGCAATCAAAACTGGTGGCCCAACCAGTTGGACGTCGGGGTTCTCGACCAGAACGCCCGCGACGACAGCCCGTACGAGGACGACTTCGACTACGCCGAGGCGTTCCAGCAACTCGATCTCGAGGCCGTGAAGGCGGATCTCGAGGCGCTGATGACCGATTCGAAAGACTGGTGGCCCGCCGACTACGGCCACTACGGCCCGCTGTTCATCCGGATGGCCTGGCACAGCGCCGGCACGTACCGGACGACGGACGGCCGGGGCGGTGCCGCCGGCGGGACGCAGCGCTTCCCGCCGCTCGACAGCTGGCCGGACAACGCGAATCTGGACAAGGCGCGACGGCTCCTCTGGCCGATCAAGCAAAAGTACGGCCGGAAGCTCTCCTGGGCCGACCTCATCGTCCTGGCTGGCAACGTCGCCATGGAGTCGATGGGCTTCGAGACGTTCGGCTTTGCCGGCGGCCGCGTAGACGACTTCGCCCCGGACGAGTCGGTCGACTGGGGGCCCGAAATGGAGATGGAGTCCTCTGAGCGCTTCGAGGACGGCGAACTCGAGAACCCGCTGGGCGCGACCGTCATGGGGCTCATCTACGTGAACCCGGAGGGCCCGGACGGCGAACCCGCCCCTGAGGCCTCGGCGGAGAACATCCGCGAGTCCTTCAGCCGCATGGCGATGAACGACGAAGAGACCGTCGCGCTGATCGCCGGCGGCCACACCTTCGGGAAGGTCCACGGTGCCGACGACGGCGATCACCTCGGGCCGGAACCGGCCGAGGCCCCGATCGAACAGCAGGGGCTGGGCTGGGACAACGACTACGGCTCGGGCAAAGGGAAGGATACGATCACCAGCGGGATCGAGGGGCCCTGGAACACCACGCCGACCGAGTGGGACATGGGCTACATCGACGGGCTCTTAGAACACCAGTGGTGGCCCGAGAAGGGCCCCGGCGGTGCGTGGCAGTGGACGACCCAGAACGGCGAACTCGACGAGGCCGCACCCGGCGTCGAGGACCCCGACGAGAAGGAGGACGTGATGATGCTCACGACCGACATCGCGTTGAAGCGCGATCCGGACTACCGTGAGATCTTAGAGCGCTACCAGGAGAACCCGATGGCGTTCGGGATCAACTTCGCGAAGGCGTGGTACAAGCTGATCCACCGCGACATGGGTCCGCCTGAGCGGTTCCTCGGCCCGGAGGTCCCCGACGAGGAGATGATCTGGCAAGACCCGCTGCCGGACGCTGACTACGATCTCATCGGAGACAGCGACGTCGCCGAACTCAAAGAGGCGATCCGCGAGTCGGACCTCTCGCGATCGCAGCTGGTCAAGACCGCTTGGGCCGCCGCCTCGACCTACCGCGACAGCGACAAGCGCGGCGGTGCCAACGGGGCTCGCATCCGACTGGAACCCCAGCAGAGCTGGGCGGTCAACGAACCCGCAGA
Coding sequences within:
- the katG gene encoding catalase/peroxidase HPI, whose product is MCGRPLSVTMRERNQNWWPNQLDVGVLDQNARDDSPYEDDFDYAEAFQQLDLEAVKADLEALMTDSKDWWPADYGHYGPLFIRMAWHSAGTYRTTDGRGGAAGGTQRFPPLDSWPDNANLDKARRLLWPIKQKYGRKLSWADLIVLAGNVAMESMGFETFGFAGGRVDDFAPDESVDWGPEMEMESSERFEDGELENPLGATVMGLIYVNPEGPDGEPAPEASAENIRESFSRMAMNDEETVALIAGGHTFGKVHGADDGDHLGPEPAEAPIEQQGLGWDNDYGSGKGKDTITSGIEGPWNTTPTEWDMGYIDGLLEHQWWPEKGPGGAWQWTTQNGELDEAAPGVEDPDEKEDVMMLTTDIALKRDPDYREILERYQENPMAFGINFAKAWYKLIHRDMGPPERFLGPEVPDEEMIWQDPLPDADYDLIGDSDVAELKEAIRESDLSRSQLVKTAWAAASTYRDSDKRGGANGARIRLEPQQSWAVNEPAELESVLATYEDIQAEFNDARSDDVRVSLADLIVLGGNAAVEQAAADAGYDVTVPFEPGRTDATADQTDVESFQALKPAADGFRNYVGEEAERKPEEILLDRAELLNLTIPEMTVLLGGMRQLGATYGDSDLGVFTDEPGTLTNDFFVNVLDMGYEWEQTDDENVYEIRDRETGDVEWTGSRVDLIFGSNARLRAVSQVYGAEDGQQQFVDDFVAAWRKVMQLDRFDLKHAN